The region CGCAATTTCTAAATTCCTCGACATACCACGTCAAGACAGCGCTTGACTGCGGTCATACGAGACCTGTTTTCCAACCTCACTTTCGATGACCTGTCGAATATCGGAAAGGGCGTCTGCGGAATCTGCTTCGAAACGAAGGACCAAGATCGCCTGCGTATTTGATGCTCGAACCAACCCCCAACCGTGTTCGAAACTGATGCGGGCGCCGTCGATGGTAATTACTTCATTCGTCTGCGAGAAGTGGTCGGCGATTCTTTTAACGACCTCAAATTTAGTCTCGTCCGGACAATCGGCGCGGAGTTCCGGTGTTGAATACGTTTTTGGCAGGTCGGCAAGCAAAGCGGAAAGCGGTTTGTCGGTTTTTGAGAGAATTTCGAGTACACGCGCACCGGCGTATGTTGCGTCATCAAATCCGTAGAACCTGTCGGCGAAAAACATATGGCCGCTCATTTCGCCTGCCAACAACGCGCCCGTTTCTTTCATTTTTGATTTGATGAGCGAGTGGCCGGCTTTCCACATTAGCGGATTGCCGCCGTGTTTTTCGATGTCGTCGAAAAGGATTTGCGAACATTTAACTTCGGCGATAATCGTCGAACCGGGATGATTTGCAAGAATATCGCGGGAAAATAAAACCATCAGTTCGTCGCCCCAGATGATGCGTCCGGTTTCATCCACCACGCCGAGACGGTCACCGTCACCGTCGAAAGCGATGCCTAGATCGGCCTTGTTTTCACGCACTGCTGTGATCACATCTTGCAGGTTTTCTGTAACGGTCGGGTCGGCATGATGATTTGGAAAAGTAGAGTCCGGTTCGGTATAAAGCTCGATCAACTCAACACCGAGTTCGCGATAAACAGGAACGCCAGTCACTCCGCCCATTCCATTTCCCCCGTCGATGACGACTTTGATTTTGCGATCGCCGAGAGAGACGCGCGAAACTATGTCGCGGCAGTAGTCATCGAGAACATCTAGGGCAGAAACGCGAGTGTTAACGCGCGTGCCCTCGACATCAGTCGGCACGCTCCCTAACGGTCGCGTTTCTGCCCGTGAGGCGATCTCTTTTATTTCCTGTATCTGCGATCCGAACAGCGTGTCTTTGCCAAGGCAGATCTTAAATCCGTTATGATCGGGCGGGTTATGCGAGCCGGTTATCATCACACCACCGTCAACGTCTTTTGTGAATACCGTGTGATACAGAACAGGTGTCGGCACCATTCCGATAAGCACTGCGTCGCAGCCGTTTTCGATCAGTCCGTTTGTTAGCAAATCACAAAATCGCGGACTGCTCGCACGTGCGTCATAGCCGATTGCAATTCGTTTAGCGCCGTTCTGGTTAAAAAACGTACCGATCGCCCGCCCAAGCGTCGCAACCGTCTCGTCGGTCAATTGCTCACCGACAATGCCGCGAATATCGTATTCCCTGAAGATATTTGAGTTCATAGATCTTGCACACAAAACTTTACACTTTCGAACGATTTTCGTATATACTCATTACGCAAATTCACTAAAAAAGGAGATTCTACTGTGTCAGCAAATGTCCGACTTCGCGTTTCGCGTTTCGTAACCTTAGGTATTGGGTTATTTGTTCTTCTCGGCACTGCTTTGACCATAGTCGCCGCAAGCAACTGGGTCGCAAAGCCTTCATCCGCCGATTACACCGAAGCCTTCTGCGGCACACCTCCGCCGAATTATCGGCCTGAGCCCGTCGTGTTGCCGCCGCATACGGCCCCGATGGTAGTTCCGGTCGCAATATCCGGCTTTGCTTTTAGTCCGGCTGATTTGACTATAAATGTCGGTGACACAGTAACGTGGACAAATAATGATGGTTCCGGGCATACCTCTACGAGCGATACCGGTGTATGGAATTCCGAATTTTTGTCGCAAGGACAAAGCTTTAGTTTCACTTTCACCAGCGCAGGCTCGTTTCCATATCATTGCGGGCTTCATGCCTTCATGACCGCGACCGTTACAGTCGTAGCCGCTCCGTCGCCAACTCCGACACCTGCGATCAGCGGAACTGTCACCTATGGCAACGCAGTTTCGGGCCCGCCGCCGCGGTTTGTTTCTAATGTTCTTTTAAGCGGTGTAGGTTCACCAAACGTCTCAACAACAACGAGTTTTCCAGCCGGCACTTATACTCTGACTGGATTTGGAGCGACCTCTTACACTGTCACACCGACAAAGACCGACGGCGTGAACGGCATCTCGTCGTTCGACGCAGGAAGAATCGCTCAGCAT is a window of Chloracidobacterium sp. DNA encoding:
- a CDS encoding phosphomannomutase/phosphoglucomutase, which codes for MNSNIFREYDIRGIVGEQLTDETVATLGRAIGTFFNQNGAKRIAIGYDARASSPRFCDLLTNGLIENGCDAVLIGMVPTPVLYHTVFTKDVDGGVMITGSHNPPDHNGFKICLGKDTLFGSQIQEIKEIASRAETRPLGSVPTDVEGTRVNTRVSALDVLDDYCRDIVSRVSLGDRKIKVVIDGGNGMGGVTGVPVYRELGVELIELYTEPDSTFPNHHADPTVTENLQDVITAVRENKADLGIAFDGDGDRLGVVDETGRIIWGDELMVLFSRDILANHPGSTIIAEVKCSQILFDDIEKHGGNPLMWKAGHSLIKSKMKETGALLAGEMSGHMFFADRFYGFDDATYAGARVLEILSKTDKPLSALLADLPKTYSTPELRADCPDETKFEVVKRIADHFSQTNEVITIDGARISFEHGWGLVRASNTQAILVLRFEADSADALSDIRQVIESEVGKQVSYDRSQALS
- a CDS encoding cupredoxin domain-containing protein translates to MVVPVAISGFAFSPADLTINVGDTVTWTNNDGSGHTSTSDTGVWNSEFLSQGQSFSFTFTSAGSFPYHCGLHAFMTATVTVVAAPSPTPTPAISGTVTYGNAVSGPPPRFVSNVLLSGVGSPNVSTTTSFPAGTYTLTGFGATSYTVTPTKTDGVNGISSFDAGRIAQHVSGGTLLTGNQLIAADTSNNGSISSFDAAKIAQFVSGGTIIQPNVTGTWRFIPVNRAYASVTSSVAGEDFIALLMGEVSGNWTNTAPTSATR